From the genome of Arcobacter sp. F2176, one region includes:
- a CDS encoding restriction endonuclease — protein MKLGKQIAIFAILGATGLFAAGINDVNVLVDKINTATNLNERSQLLKKLDARLSSMGQEDLITAQQIINTKLKISKVL, from the coding sequence ATGAAGTTAGGTAAACAAATAGCAATTTTTGCAATATTAGGGGCAACGGGATTATTCGCTGCTGGAATTAATGATGTAAATGTATTAGTAGATAAAATCAATACAGCTACTAATTTAAATGAAAGAAGCCAACTATTGAAGAAACTTGATGCAAGGCTTTCATCAATGGGGCAAGAAGACCTTATTACCGCTCAGCAAATTATTAATACTAAACTAAAAATATCGAAAGTTCTTTAA
- a CDS encoding phospholipase A, whose product MRQIFILIFLITTIFANENNDELYAKAKKYEDEHNYKEAMLIYKQIAKNGQKKVSTLDAQTKTDEATLFIDKDKLAEVKATKKVLNPIEDKETNNTLSQILASSFDLYPYDENYLLPFSYTSKSNKDRKHVETVFQLSVKKPITYNFFGLKESINFGYTQTSWWQLYSESSPFRETNYRPEVFVTIPYGKKGKTYLKSLKFGFLHESNGQGKEDSRSWNRLYAQSYFQFSSLFFSPRVWYRIPDDSDDDNPDIEDYLGYGDLTFYLPYKTHTFKLLLRNNLKFDDSNKGFAQFNWSFPLWGSKNTFGFVQLSSGYGDSLIDYNKEVNRISFGISLSR is encoded by the coding sequence ATGAGACAAATATTTATACTTATATTTTTAATAACAACAATTTTTGCAAATGAAAACAATGATGAGCTATATGCAAAAGCTAAAAAATACGAAGATGAGCATAACTACAAAGAAGCTATGCTTATATATAAACAAATAGCAAAAAATGGGCAAAAAAAAGTATCTACTTTAGATGCTCAAACAAAAACAGATGAAGCTACTTTATTTATAGATAAAGATAAACTAGCAGAAGTAAAAGCAACTAAAAAAGTATTAAATCCAATTGAAGACAAAGAGACAAACAATACTCTATCTCAAATTTTAGCCTCTTCTTTTGACCTTTATCCTTATGATGAAAACTATCTTTTGCCATTTTCTTATACTTCAAAATCTAATAAAGATAGAAAACATGTAGAAACTGTATTTCAATTAAGTGTAAAAAAACCTATTACTTATAACTTCTTTGGTTTAAAAGAGAGTATTAACTTTGGATATACCCAAACTTCATGGTGGCAATTATATTCTGAATCTTCTCCTTTTAGGGAGACAAATTATAGACCTGAAGTTTTTGTTACAATCCCTTATGGGAAAAAAGGTAAAACATATTTAAAATCACTTAAATTTGGTTTTTTACATGAATCAAATGGACAAGGGAAAGAAGATTCTAGATCATGGAATCGATTATATGCTCAAAGTTATTTCCAATTTTCAAGCTTGTTTTTTAGTCCAAGAGTTTGGTATAGAATTCCTGATGATTCAGATGATGATAACCCTGATATAGAAGATTATCTTGGATATGGAGATTTAACTTTTTATTTACCATATAAAACACACACATTTAAACTATTGCTTAGAAATAATCTAAAATTTGATGATTCTAATAAGGGTTTTGCACAATTCAATTGGAGTTTCCCATTATGGGGTTCAAAAAATACCTTTGGATTTGTTCAGTTATCTAGTGGTTATGGGGATAGTTTAATTGATTATAACAAAGAAGTAAATAGAATTAGTTTTGGAATTAGCCTTTCAAGATAA
- a CDS encoding response regulator transcription factor gives MSKKLKILLLEDDEILAQTMVQILEQENYAVTLVSDGEEVLEYTYDNKYDLYLFDVNVPLLDGMETLKLLREAQDSTPTFFITAKIDIKSTLKGFDYGCDDYIKKPFDLDELLARIQATLKRKNPVVQYKDITFDLLESRVIKDNVEVTLGSVEKDIFSLLMRNIGMTVDKSSFFDCMNRPSEPALRVLISKLKKVLDLEISNIKGIGYRLEKL, from the coding sequence ATGAGTAAAAAACTAAAAATCTTACTTCTTGAAGATGATGAAATCCTAGCTCAAACTATGGTGCAAATTTTAGAACAAGAAAACTATGCTGTAACTTTAGTGAGTGATGGGGAAGAGGTTTTAGAATATACCTATGATAATAAGTATGACCTTTATTTATTTGATGTAAATGTTCCTTTGCTTGATGGAATGGAGACATTAAAGCTTTTAAGAGAAGCCCAAGATTCTACTCCTACTTTTTTTATTACAGCAAAGATTGATATCAAATCGACTCTAAAAGGTTTTGATTATGGTTGTGATGATTATATTAAAAAGCCATTTGATTTAGATGAACTTTTAGCCCGTATTCAAGCAACTTTAAAAAGAAAAAATCCAGTTGTTCAATACAAAGATATTACTTTTGATTTACTTGAAAGTAGGGTTATAAAAGATAATGTTGAAGTAACACTTGGAAGTGTTGAAAAAGATATTTTCTCTTTACTTATGCGAAATATCGGTATGACTGTTGATAAGTCATCATTTTTTGATTGTATGAATAGACCAAGTGAACCAGCACTTCGAGTTTTGATTAGTAAATTAAAAAAAGTTTTAGATTTAGAAATAAGTAATATCAAAGGTATAGGATATAGACTTGAAAAATTATGA
- a CDS encoding HAMP domain-containing sensor histidine kinase — translation MKNYEKKSLLTTIALFFIPLLILASIVLYMYQVDKIKDIEQNILYQMKDYTFDFKGDKFSLDIVQDDKQKKLFKIYHYEEGLCAYFQIPTTGPYLLKVIYDKKKYEKVYQDFLIKIFKFSIIVSFSLLFLSVGFAMYSLRPMKEALRLLEDFLKDLIHDLNTPATSILLNSKLLRRRGDFEEIERIELSAKSISSLYKNLELITPNEMAKSEDVSLEELVNAKIEILHKLYPKIKFNKNMENLIIKSNKNALDRIIDNLLTNACKYNKKNGEVSISTKNQKLIIEDTGIGIKDVKKVFQRYYKENETGLGIGMSIVKQLCDILDININITSVIDKGTKIELIFK, via the coding sequence TTGAAAAATTATGAGAAAAAATCACTTCTTACTACGATTGCTCTATTTTTCATACCTTTATTAATACTTGCTAGTATTGTTTTGTATATGTATCAAGTGGATAAAATAAAAGATATAGAACAAAATATCTTATACCAAATGAAAGATTATACCTTTGATTTCAAAGGTGATAAGTTTTCACTAGATATTGTACAAGATGATAAACAAAAAAAACTTTTCAAAATCTACCATTATGAAGAGGGACTTTGTGCTTATTTCCAAATCCCAACAACTGGACCTTATCTTTTAAAAGTTATTTATGACAAAAAAAAGTATGAAAAAGTTTATCAAGATTTTTTGATAAAAATTTTCAAGTTTTCAATAATAGTATCTTTTTCTCTTCTTTTTCTTTCTGTTGGTTTTGCTATGTATTCACTAAGACCTATGAAAGAAGCTTTGCGTCTTTTGGAAGATTTTTTAAAAGACTTAATCCATGATTTAAATACTCCTGCAACTTCTATTTTACTAAACTCTAAATTATTAAGAAGAAGAGGGGATTTTGAAGAGATTGAGAGAATAGAACTTAGTGCTAAAAGTATCTCTTCTTTGTATAAAAATTTAGAACTAATAACTCCAAATGAAATGGCAAAAAGTGAAGATGTTTCATTAGAGGAACTTGTCAATGCCAAAATTGAGATTTTGCATAAGTTATACCCTAAAATCAAATTTAACAAAAATATGGAAAATCTAATAATAAAAAGTAATAAAAATGCCCTTGATCGTATCATTGATAATTTATTAACCAATGCTTGTAAATATAACAAAAAAAATGGGGAAGTAAGCATAAGTACAAAAAACCAAAAACTTATAATAGAAGATACAGGAATAGGCATTAAAGATGTAAAAAAAGTATTTCAAAGATATTATAAAGAGAATGAGACAGGACTTGGTATTGGTATGAGTATTGTAAAACAGCTTTGTGATATTTTGGATATAAATATAAATATAACTAGTGTGATTGATAAGGGTACAAAGATAGAACTTATTTTTAAATAG